The Mauremys reevesii isolate NIE-2019 linkage group 21, ASM1616193v1, whole genome shotgun sequence genome has a window encoding:
- the LOC120388007 gene encoding inositol 2-dehydrogenase-like isoform X1, translated as MRGGPRCRPRKGARPAAAGARGPGPAMGRKKKTLHDYAAEFSDLGVKRHLVEHGGPGESSVVETLYCKSCELPMRVRRDRILEHLSSGRHYRNRRLVKQHGLRAPLLISAGSDLGTSLSMQLDTPSLLSQPSFILSTNPCITSTGTSYSMVPSPPSYHKSLIPVHPSAISSTTSVMSAREDQTPSTSTSHPSAFAALHMRNAPVPSKQSTQRLVISEASNSVASGGSVGRYSSSGTSGSNIGLALFGVGLGNKALFQSLMEENGCCLLYIVEDQLPDVERAFNTEFLANTRVLRQQDADIVLNDQRVSGAIVCSPPEAASEIVIDALRAGKGVFCEKLPSLDRQTAEACFDEADRCGRPLVCGFYKRFDPALQFLYKKVHDSQALGRIHRISTVSSIYPAASLSFLKKSGGIFYNAAVHDIDIISLLLGESAPDTIFSLGHAFCADMAYLKDADTVAVSMKFPSGAIVTLDVSQHCTKSCDQRLEVHGSQGTLRVDNQNPLGITEHGTSVSIYSQTQADRYKEAYRELFRHFLRTLKGKEPPVITKEQFLWTIQVAAAAEQSWRNGSAVDLRNEAIDVSLIKTEIM; from the exons ATGAGAGGCGGCCCCCGGTGCCGGCCGCGGAAGGGAGCGCGCCCGGCTGCCGCAGGCGCCCGAGGCCCCGGCCCGGCCATGGGCCGCAAGAAGAAGACGCTGCACGACTACGCGGCCGAGTTCAGCGACCTGGGCGTCAAGCGGCACCTGGTGGAGCACGGCGGCCCCGGGGAGAGCTCGGTGGTGGAGACCCTCTACTGCAAGTCCTGCGAGCTGCCCATGCGGGTGCGGCGGGACCGCATCCTGGAGCACCTCTCCTCCGGCCGCCACTACCGCAACCGCCGCCTGGTCAAGCAGCACGGCCTCCGCGCGCCCCTCCTCAT ATCTGCAGGTTCAGACCTTGGTACCAGCCTTTCCATGCAACTTGACACTCCTTCCCTGCTTTCTCAGCCTTCATTTATTCTCTCAACCAACCCCTGCATCACCAGCACCGGCACCAGCTATAGCATGGTACCATCTCCACCTTCTTACCACAAGTCCTTGATCCCTGTTCACCCCAGCGCCATCAGCTCCACAACCAGTGTCATGTCTGCCAGAGAAGACCAAACACCCTCTACCTCCACCAGTCACCCGTCGGCATTTGCTGCCCTCCATATGAGAAATGCGCCTGTTCCCTCAAAACAGAGCACCCAAAGACTTGTTATTTCTGAGGCATCCAACAGTGTGGCTTCTGGAGGGTCAGTGGGACGGTACAGCAGTAGTGGGACTTCAGGAAGCAATATTGGTCTTGCCCTCTTCGGCGTGGGGCTTGGTAACAAAGCATTGTTTCAAAGTTTAATGGAAGAAAATGGCTGCTGTTTGCTTTACATTGTGGAGGATCAGTTGCCAGATGTGGAACGTGCCTTCAATACAGAATTCTTGGCCAACACCAGGGTACTACGGCAACAGGATGCCGACATAGTGCTCAATGATCAACG TGTCTCTGGAGCCATTGTCTGTTCACCACCTGAAGCAGCCTCTGAAATTGTGATAGATGCTTTACGAGCAG GGAAAGGCGTGTTTTGCGAGAAGCTACCCAGTTTAGATAGGCAGACAGCAGAGGCTTGTTTTGATGAAGCTGACAGATGTGGAAGACCATTGGTCTGTGGATTCTACAA GCGTTTTGATCCAGCCCTGCAGTTCTTGTATAAAAAAGTCCATGACAGCCAGGCACTGGGGAGGATTCATCGGATTTCGACAGTTAGCAGCATATATCCAGCAGCATCTCTTAGCTTCCTAAAAAAGTCAG GTGGGATTTTCTATAATGCTGCTGTACATGATATTGATATTATCAGTTTGTTGCTGGGAGAAAGTGCACCAGATACAATATTTTCACTGGGACATGCGTTCTGTGCAG ATATGGCCTACTTGAAAGATGCAGACACTGTAGCAGTCAGCATGAAATTTCCTAGTGGAGCAATTGTTACTTTGGACGTCAGTCAGCACTGTACTAAAAGCTGTGATCAGAGACTAGAG GTTCATGGTTCTCAAGGAACATTACGGGTAGATAATCAGAATCCCTTGGGAATTACAGAACATGGGACGTCTGTGTCCATATATTCACAAACCCAGGCTGATCGGTACAAAGAAGCATACAGAGAACTCTTTAGACACTTTCTCAGAACCCTCAAAG GCAAAGAACCCCCTGTTATCACCAAAGAGCAGTTTCTCTGGACGATTCAGGTAGCTGCAGCTGCTGAGCAGTCTTGGAGGAACGGATCCGCTGTTGACTTGCGCAACGAAGCAATAGACGTGTCTCTAATCAAGACTGAAATAATGTGA
- the LOC120387939 gene encoding coadhesin-like isoform X1 translates to MKLANSSLALKLFSIDEDDFYPNMFWAEIQAKALPEKWAKIEAYDFTDFQMLNPSHLRYFFVLERMPIELGQFLEGDTITIQLPQYLQVSPSSFVKWTKEPSLMTLFDTNAVVLANGTEGIEIKGVKNSEFGYIRALVYDFTPDVPGRVMVAQRLFFIKKDISKMCNGTRNEKNCHCNPGFEGNGVHCIDIDECVEGMPMKCLPEAECINRYGSYFCRCPHGFKGDGLYSCVDIDECAGGIHNCNQDATCLNTLGSYFCVCQSGFIGDGIHCKAKSIWSPWSPWSVCTVTCGYQNQMRIRLCTHPESGMRCEGPSADLKLCPNLEPCPMNGQWSEWSPWSMCSDTCSGIKKRIRICNSPAPSRGGLPCAGLKEEVTVCNNNKCPVDGMWSPWASWTPCPISCGLGVVSRSRRCNNPAPEHGGKNCTGHGYEEGSCGFPEDFCKYLKRPSESIIPGKLIQ, encoded by the exons ATGAAGCTGGCCAACAGCAGTCTGGCTCTGAAACTGTTTTCTATTGATGAGGATGATTTTTACCCAAACATGTTCTGGGCTGAAATCCAAGCAAAAGCCTTACCCGAGAAATGGGCAAAGATTGAAGCCTATGATTTCACAGACTTTCAGATGTTAAACCCTTCTCACTTGAGATACTTTTTCGTCCTAGAAAGAATGCCAATAG aGCTTGGACAGTTTTTAGAAGGAGACACTATTACCATCCAGCTGCCCCAGTATCTTCAGGTGTCTCCTTCCAGCTTTGTGAAGTGGACCAAGGAGCCTTCGCTCATGACGCTGTTTGACACCAATGCTGTTGTGCTGGCCAACGGGACTGAGGGGATTGAGATCAAAGGAGTAAA GAATAGTGAATTTGGTTACATCCGAGCTCTTGTCTATGATTTCACCCCTGATGTTCCTGGAAGGGTTATGGTAGCCCAGAGGCTCTTCTTCATAAAGAAGG ATATTAGCAAAATGTGCAATGGAACTCGGAATGAAAAGAATTGCCACTGTAACCCAGGATTTGAGGGAAATGGCGTACACTGTATTG ATATAGATGAGTGTGTGGAAGGAATGCCCATGAAGTGCCTGCCCGAGGCTGAATGCATCAATAGATATGGATCGTACTTTTGTCGTTGCCCACATGGATTCAAAGGAGATGGACTGTACAGCTGTGTAG ATATAGATGAGTGTGCAGGAGGTATCCATAACTGTAATCAGGATGCGACTTGTCTGAATACTCTTGGCTCCTATTTCTGTGTGTGTCAGAGTGGGTTTATTGGTGATGGCATTCACTGTAAAG CAAAAAGCATATGGTCCCCATGGTCTCCGTGGTCTGTCTGTACTGTCACTTGTGGATACCAGAACCAAATGCGGATCCGCTTGTGCACCCATCCAGAGAGTGGGATGCGTTGTGAGGGACCTTCTGCTGATCTCAAGctttgtcccaatctagaaccatGCCCAA TGAATGGCCAGTGGTCAGAATGGTCACCCTGGTCAATGTGTTCTGACACCTGTTCAGGAATCAAGAAAAGAATCCGGATTTGCAATAGCCCTGCTCCTTCCAGAGGAGGTTTGCCCTGTGCTGGCTTAAAGGAGGAAGTCACGGTGTGCAACAACAACAAATGCCCAG TTGATGGGATGTGGTCTCCGTGGGCATCCTGGactccctgccccatctcttgcGGCCTAGGAGTGGTGAGCCGATCTCGACGATGCAATAATCCTGCCCCGGAGCATGGGGGAAAGAATTGCACTGGACACGGATATGAGGAAGGTTCTTGTGGATTTCCA GAGGACTTTTGCAAATACCTGAAGCGACCATCTGAATCCATTATACCAGGGAAACTGATCCAGTAA
- the LOC120388007 gene encoding uncharacterized protein LOC120388007 isoform X2: MRGGPRCRPRKGARPAAAGARGPGPAMGRKKKTLHDYAAEFSDLGVKRHLVEHGGPGESSVVETLYCKSCELPMRVRRDRILEHLSSGRHYRNRRLVKQHGLRAPLLISAGSDLGTSLSMQLDTPSLLSQPSFILSTNPCITSTGTSYSMVPSPPSYHKSLIPVHPSAISSTTSVMSAREDQTPSTSTSHPSAFAALHMRNAPVPSKQSTQRLVISEASNSVASGGSVGRYSSSGTSGSNIGLALFGVGLGNKALFQSLMEENGCCLLYIVEDQLPDVERAFNTEFLANTRVLRQQDADIVLNDQRVSGAIVCSPPEAASEIVIDALRAGGIFYNAAVHDIDIISLLLGESAPDTIFSLGHAFCADMAYLKDADTVAVSMKFPSGAIVTLDVSQHCTKSCDQRLEVHGSQGTLRVDNQNPLGITEHGTSVSIYSQTQADRYKEAYRELFRHFLRTLKGKEPPVITKEQFLWTIQVAAAAEQSWRNGSAVDLRNEAIDVSLIKTEIM; encoded by the exons ATGAGAGGCGGCCCCCGGTGCCGGCCGCGGAAGGGAGCGCGCCCGGCTGCCGCAGGCGCCCGAGGCCCCGGCCCGGCCATGGGCCGCAAGAAGAAGACGCTGCACGACTACGCGGCCGAGTTCAGCGACCTGGGCGTCAAGCGGCACCTGGTGGAGCACGGCGGCCCCGGGGAGAGCTCGGTGGTGGAGACCCTCTACTGCAAGTCCTGCGAGCTGCCCATGCGGGTGCGGCGGGACCGCATCCTGGAGCACCTCTCCTCCGGCCGCCACTACCGCAACCGCCGCCTGGTCAAGCAGCACGGCCTCCGCGCGCCCCTCCTCAT ATCTGCAGGTTCAGACCTTGGTACCAGCCTTTCCATGCAACTTGACACTCCTTCCCTGCTTTCTCAGCCTTCATTTATTCTCTCAACCAACCCCTGCATCACCAGCACCGGCACCAGCTATAGCATGGTACCATCTCCACCTTCTTACCACAAGTCCTTGATCCCTGTTCACCCCAGCGCCATCAGCTCCACAACCAGTGTCATGTCTGCCAGAGAAGACCAAACACCCTCTACCTCCACCAGTCACCCGTCGGCATTTGCTGCCCTCCATATGAGAAATGCGCCTGTTCCCTCAAAACAGAGCACCCAAAGACTTGTTATTTCTGAGGCATCCAACAGTGTGGCTTCTGGAGGGTCAGTGGGACGGTACAGCAGTAGTGGGACTTCAGGAAGCAATATTGGTCTTGCCCTCTTCGGCGTGGGGCTTGGTAACAAAGCATTGTTTCAAAGTTTAATGGAAGAAAATGGCTGCTGTTTGCTTTACATTGTGGAGGATCAGTTGCCAGATGTGGAACGTGCCTTCAATACAGAATTCTTGGCCAACACCAGGGTACTACGGCAACAGGATGCCGACATAGTGCTCAATGATCAACG TGTCTCTGGAGCCATTGTCTGTTCACCACCTGAAGCAGCCTCTGAAATTGTGATAGATGCTTTACGAGCAG GTGGGATTTTCTATAATGCTGCTGTACATGATATTGATATTATCAGTTTGTTGCTGGGAGAAAGTGCACCAGATACAATATTTTCACTGGGACATGCGTTCTGTGCAG ATATGGCCTACTTGAAAGATGCAGACACTGTAGCAGTCAGCATGAAATTTCCTAGTGGAGCAATTGTTACTTTGGACGTCAGTCAGCACTGTACTAAAAGCTGTGATCAGAGACTAGAG GTTCATGGTTCTCAAGGAACATTACGGGTAGATAATCAGAATCCCTTGGGAATTACAGAACATGGGACGTCTGTGTCCATATATTCACAAACCCAGGCTGATCGGTACAAAGAAGCATACAGAGAACTCTTTAGACACTTTCTCAGAACCCTCAAAG GCAAAGAACCCCCTGTTATCACCAAAGAGCAGTTTCTCTGGACGATTCAGGTAGCTGCAGCTGCTGAGCAGTCTTGGAGGAACGGATCCGCTGTTGACTTGCGCAACGAAGCAATAGACGTGTCTCTAATCAAGACTGAAATAATGTGA
- the LOC120387939 gene encoding coadhesin-like isoform X2 — translation MKLANSSLALKLFSIDEDDFYPNMFWAEIQAKALPEKWAKIEAYDFTDFQMLNPSHLRYFFVLERMPIELGQFLEGDTITIQLPQYLQVSPSSFVKWTKEPSLMTLFDTNAVVLANGTEGIEIKGVKYDYISKMCNGTRNEKNCHCNPGFEGNGVHCIDIDECVEGMPMKCLPEAECINRYGSYFCRCPHGFKGDGLYSCVDIDECAGGIHNCNQDATCLNTLGSYFCVCQSGFIGDGIHCKAKSIWSPWSPWSVCTVTCGYQNQMRIRLCTHPESGMRCEGPSADLKLCPNLEPCPMNGQWSEWSPWSMCSDTCSGIKKRIRICNSPAPSRGGLPCAGLKEEVTVCNNNKCPVDGMWSPWASWTPCPISCGLGVVSRSRRCNNPAPEHGGKNCTGHGYEEGSCGFPEDFCKYLKRPSESIIPGKLIQ, via the exons ATGAAGCTGGCCAACAGCAGTCTGGCTCTGAAACTGTTTTCTATTGATGAGGATGATTTTTACCCAAACATGTTCTGGGCTGAAATCCAAGCAAAAGCCTTACCCGAGAAATGGGCAAAGATTGAAGCCTATGATTTCACAGACTTTCAGATGTTAAACCCTTCTCACTTGAGATACTTTTTCGTCCTAGAAAGAATGCCAATAG aGCTTGGACAGTTTTTAGAAGGAGACACTATTACCATCCAGCTGCCCCAGTATCTTCAGGTGTCTCCTTCCAGCTTTGTGAAGTGGACCAAGGAGCCTTCGCTCATGACGCTGTTTGACACCAATGCTGTTGTGCTGGCCAACGGGACTGAGGGGATTGAGATCAAAGGAGTAAAGTATGATT ATATTAGCAAAATGTGCAATGGAACTCGGAATGAAAAGAATTGCCACTGTAACCCAGGATTTGAGGGAAATGGCGTACACTGTATTG ATATAGATGAGTGTGTGGAAGGAATGCCCATGAAGTGCCTGCCCGAGGCTGAATGCATCAATAGATATGGATCGTACTTTTGTCGTTGCCCACATGGATTCAAAGGAGATGGACTGTACAGCTGTGTAG ATATAGATGAGTGTGCAGGAGGTATCCATAACTGTAATCAGGATGCGACTTGTCTGAATACTCTTGGCTCCTATTTCTGTGTGTGTCAGAGTGGGTTTATTGGTGATGGCATTCACTGTAAAG CAAAAAGCATATGGTCCCCATGGTCTCCGTGGTCTGTCTGTACTGTCACTTGTGGATACCAGAACCAAATGCGGATCCGCTTGTGCACCCATCCAGAGAGTGGGATGCGTTGTGAGGGACCTTCTGCTGATCTCAAGctttgtcccaatctagaaccatGCCCAA TGAATGGCCAGTGGTCAGAATGGTCACCCTGGTCAATGTGTTCTGACACCTGTTCAGGAATCAAGAAAAGAATCCGGATTTGCAATAGCCCTGCTCCTTCCAGAGGAGGTTTGCCCTGTGCTGGCTTAAAGGAGGAAGTCACGGTGTGCAACAACAACAAATGCCCAG TTGATGGGATGTGGTCTCCGTGGGCATCCTGGactccctgccccatctcttgcGGCCTAGGAGTGGTGAGCCGATCTCGACGATGCAATAATCCTGCCCCGGAGCATGGGGGAAAGAATTGCACTGGACACGGATATGAGGAAGGTTCTTGTGGATTTCCA GAGGACTTTTGCAAATACCTGAAGCGACCATCTGAATCCATTATACCAGGGAAACTGATCCAGTAA